One Epinephelus moara isolate mb chromosome 20, YSFRI_EMoa_1.0, whole genome shotgun sequence genomic window carries:
- the LOC126407804 gene encoding Golgi apparatus membrane protein TVP23 homolog A-like: MADDTEDVELDFAADEQERARRSAVIRHPLASFFHLFFRVVAIVAYLLCDWISENFASCFVLIITLLSFDFWSVKNVTGRLLVGLRWWNQIDEDGKSLWVFEAKKASRGNNIGTEAEARIFWLGLIICPLIWTFFFFTSLFSLKIKWLSLVVASISLQVANLYGYLRCKAVGEEGQPADTRSFTGQHLLQRPDIIFGIL; this comes from the exons ATGGCGGATGACACGGAGGATGTTGAGCTGGACTTTGCAGCTGACGAGCAGGAGAGGGCGCGGAGAAGCGCTGTCATTAG ACACCCTCTTGCCTCCTTTTTCCACCTGTTCTTCCGGGTGGTTGCCATTGTTGCCTATTTGCTCTGTGACTGGATCAGCGAGAACTTTGCATCATGTTTTGTCCTGATCATCACTCTGCTCTCCTTTGACTTCTGGTCTGTCAAG AATGTTACTGGCAGGCTGTTGGTGGGCCTGCGCTGGTGGAATCAGATCGACGAGGATGGAAAGAGCCTCTGGGTGTTTGAGGCCAAAAAA GCCTCACGGGGCAATAACATCGGGACAGAGGCAGAGGCGAGAATATTTTGGCTGGGTCTCATCATCTGTCCTCTCATATGgacattcttcttcttcacctccCTCTTCTCCCTGAAGATTAAATGGCTG tCACTTGTTGTAGCTAGTATTTCCCTCCAAGTGGCTAATCTCTATGGTTACCTCCGCTGCAAGGCAGTGGGCGAGGAAGGCCAGCCTGCAGACACCCGCTCTTTCACGGGACAGCACCTCCTGCAGCGT CCAGACATCATCTTTGGAATACTATGA